Part of the Triticum aestivum cultivar Chinese Spring chromosome 4D, IWGSC CS RefSeq v2.1, whole genome shotgun sequence genome is shown below.
ggaaaagactggacttctatcgatcgcgtttcttttggcagggtgatgaactaaaaagaaaataccggctagctaaatgggatatcatctgtagaccgaaagaccaagggggtcttggtattgagaatcttgaagttaagaacagatgccttctcagtaagtggctgtggaagctgTCCAGTGAGACCGATGCCACGTGGGCGCAAATCCTTCATAGCAAGTACCTTCAgaccaaaactttgtcccaggtgacagtcaGGCCGACcgactcgcctttctggaaaggactgatgaaagtcaaacaatccttgtttaataggacaaagtttagtATTGGCAACGGTGctagtacacgtttctgggaggatacttggctcggagagacacccttggccattcaatacccgtctttatatcgtattgttcaacgacgtgaggtgttcgttgcaacggtatttcaatctatcccccttaatattcaattcagacggtcgctagcgggcaatcgttgggaagaatggctccgtctagttaggagactgatggaggttcagctttcccaacaacccgatgaattacgctggaagcttactaggtctgaagtattcacagttaaatcaatgtatattgatgttatcaattcgagcttcattcctacctccaagcatgtttgggctgtcaaagttccattgaaaataaaagtgtttatgtggtttgtccataaacaagttattttaaccaaggacaacttgataaagcgtaattgggcaggatctactaggtgtagtttctgtgatcgggatgagacgatcaaGCATCTTTTTCTTGACTGCCCGCTAGCCAAAGTTCTTTGGcggacggtccacattgcttttaatattactccaccgaattctgtcaacacgttatttgggacatggcttaatgggattgagcctgacttagcgagacatattcgtgttggagtatgcgctttgctgtggactatctggaattgcagaaatgatttagtttttaacagaacatcacgtattcattttttgcaggttattttcggAGCCACGGcattgatccgttcgtggtcgctactcaccccgatggaggccagggagcatttggttactggatctatccgctgggagatggtagctcgggatatcttcaaccggtttggatggcggtcatgtaataggatatgcaattagtttacctatctctctttagccagccggttgtggcgtcctttatttggctagtttgtgtttctagcccattttggctctgtgtgagctttttTTTCACCTTTTCCAGTTGGAGACTTTGAGACCTTGTTGGAACCTTTTTATtcggttaataagatggccgtatgcatcactctgatgcagaggccggggagatccccttttcgaaaaaaaaagctGAGTAAGAACTAAGAACCTGATGCTGAACAACAACATTACACTGACATAAGACTGCAAACCGTGGCTGGCTTTGATTCAGCTCAGCCGCGGCACGAATCGGTCGTGTATACAACAGAAAAATAAGAGGTTGTTACCTAAAAAAACAAAGGGATGTAATGTAACGCGCGCTTACTAATCACCGTCTGAACTTGACACTGTGACACCATGAAGGCATGGAATGATGAATGATAATCAACAGCAGGGCAGCAGGACATGCCAAAAACTGTAGCGCGATGCGTTCTTCCCTCGGCTCGGTTTCAGGATTACACGCATCAACTCCATTAAACGGACAGGTCTTCGCTCTGCTGTTCTTCAAGCTTTGGGAGCCAGATAGACTACCTTCCACATTGCAATTCCTTCCTTGGACATGTGAGTGCTGATATGATATGGTACTTCTTCAGATGCAGACAGATGGCCTTATGTACACCTTGAGCAAGTAACAATTCAACAATTAACATAATTCAAAATAATCAAGTGTACGGTATGTACTGGCTGCAGCAACTACTTACCTTAAAAGGACCGTGGAGGGGGGAGACAGACAAAGTTGTAGAAGCAAGCAAAGGTGCAACCAGAAGAAAACGCACATTCTCACGCGAGCTCGCAAGGCACCCATTGTTTCACTCTTGGGCTTAGCTCGCTAGGAACCGAGGTTGACCACTCCTCCAGGTCTGGAAGGGGACCCGTCAACGCGACGTAGTTTACACTCTCCTTCTCCGAAAGTCTCTTCCAGTTTAGCTGCGATATAGGGTCGTATGATCAGGAGGACATCATTTCGCACCAACGGTCGAAAATATAGAGTTTCAGTGGTCTGGTGACTATTACTCTTACCTGCCCAGGGAACGCAGAGCACAGAGCCTTGATTGTAGGATTCTGGACCCAAGACGAAACACCCGTGTCGGCAGCAAGAGATACGGGGGTATCTGCTCCACCGCAGTTGACCATGATTCGACCATCTGGCATGAGCTTTTTCGCAATCTCTAACCAAGTTTCAGCCTGTGACAATGTTGACATTACATTAAACCCAGCACAAATCAGAGTGTACTATGTAGTTTGTTGAAATGAAGTAAATACTCcataaaaatatactccctccatcccaaaataagtgtctcaactttgtactaactctagtataaagttgtactaaagttgagacacttattttgggacggagggggtaGCATTCAAGAACTTATAAATCTCAGAAGTACGCTTTGTCATAAGAATACAAAAGCTTTATATAAATTTAATCTTGGTATAAGCATCATACCAGAGTATTCTTGAACACACTAATGTTTTCTCGAACACGAGAGTCCCTAGAGCAGAGTATCCTCGAGGTCCTAAATCAATTTTTGCATTTGCATGTACTCTATTTACTTTTGGATGTGTAAAGCATTTTTATGTCAGATTTTCTACGTCGGTAAATTAAATATCAGACCGAACTGAGTTTGTGCACTCATTAATACAACATGATAACAGTTCAAATTCGTAAGCACAAAGAGATTTGTTGTGGAGCTATGGTGGTTCCTGCATGCTAGACCATACAACAATATGACTCTGATGTGTTCTGGAAGGAGCACGAGGCAAATATATATAGTGAAAAGTACAAACTAGCCATGGTAGAAATAGAGAATAATAACAAAGGAATTAAAAGGCATGGGATATTTACTTCTTGTAGCTGAGGTAAGACTTTTCCATCAGCAAATAAATCAACAACAATGCCTGCAGGCATGAGCAAGGTACCATCAGGCTAAAACCCTTGCAAGTCAGCTTCCAAAACTGAAAACTTAAAATGCTTTGAAAAGCTAATTAAAGGCATACGAAACACTAACCAAATAACACAGAGTCTACAATTTATTACAGATAATTATCGAAAAACTGATTACTAGAAAGCATGTCATAATTCAATTCCAATAAGGCAGTAAAACATGCATTATGTTTGCATCAGATCAGATGTTCACCAGCAAATCCTCCTTCAACTGTAGCTGACGGGGAAAGTGCATCGCCTATACGCACCGAAAGTGAACCACCTAATTCCGTGGCCTTCTCTAAACTGGACATACCAAAATAATCCCTTGACAATTCAATTATCTGTCATGAAACGGTACAGTTTTGCAGGGGTTTCAGTTACAAAAATATAAACAGATGGCTGTATGATTAGGAAAAACATACATCACAAGAAACGAGGCTCAAAAACATGAATAGTTGTGACTGCATAATCAGTCACAGAATACTTGTAATAGATGTGTGCTTGAAATAGCATAACCAACATTACAAAAAATTAATGCTCTTCTGACAAGTTTCCAAGACTGATGTATGACGAAATTGGAAAATTTCTGCAAACTTAAGTCATGTTATCAGTAAACAAATGAAAGGAAAGTGATAACAGTTTTCACCGTCGGATCAATCTCCCATCCGATAAGTTGTATCCAGGGCCAAACTTCTAGCATCATATGCGCTGCTGTCCCAGCACCCTGAAAGAAGCATGAAGAGAAGAAATGAATCACGTCTGCAAGAGTGCGAAGAGCTAATTATTTAAATAAGGAGCGCTATGACTTTATGTTGCTTGTCTAAATAGATCACCTACTGTGCTTACTAGGAATTGTGATGTACAATACTCTACACAGACCCATTGTAACTGGTGGAATGCTAAAGTAGTGCTTAAACATCTCCTCCTCAAGTTCCCCCAACCCCAAGCATACTAGGATGTTTGCTTATCATGCACTGAAGCAGCTTCACATAGCA
Proteins encoded:
- the LOC123098821 gene encoding uncharacterized protein, translating into MPATMLLTFSPPRLLLHHHHGQAKLRQQRSTARLALLPRRAARLRCAPDEVAATAAEPEQQGEEEEEFVLLASNRSDFNEVIMVIDSPSNRYLVLDPSRNVHSILPKKSAWTNSYWDEFVSLPPVVPRGPVALLGLGAGTAAHMMLEVWPWIQLIGWEIDPTIIELSRDYFGMSSLEKATELGGSLSVRIGDALSPSATVEGGFAGIVVDLFADGKVLPQLQEAETWLEIAKKLMPDGRIMVNCGGADTPVSLAADTGVSSWVQNPTIKALCSAFPGQLNWKRLSEKESVNYVALTGPLPDLEEWSTSVPSELSPRVKQWVPCELA